From the genome of Streptomyces sp. NBC_00523:
GGCACATGTCGACGCACAGGGTGCATCCGTCGATGCACTTCGACTCGTCGATGGTCACGGGCACGTCGGCCCGCTGGGGCGCCAGAGGCATGGCGGGGCTCCAGGGAGGGTGTCGAAAGAAGGGGTATGGGGCTCAACAGGCGCGGTGCAGCACGCCGTTCATGCTGATGCGGTCGCCGCGGAAGCGGATGAACTCCAGGTCCACGGGCCGGCCGTCGGCGAGCCGGGTCAGCCGTTCCAGCATCAGGACCGCGGATCCGTGCGGGACCTCCAGGACGGCGGCGGAGTGCGCGTCGGCGTTGACGGCCTCCAGAGTGATGTCGGCGTCGCCGAGCCGCTGCCCGGTCAGGGACTCCAGCAGCCGGAAGACGTCGGTGTTCTCCAGGTCGGCGCCGAGCAGCCCGGTGCCGAGGTCCATCGGGACGTAGGTGAGGTCGAGGGAGAGCGGCAGCCCGTTCAGCAGGCGGCGGCGCTCGATGTAGAGCACGTCGGTGTGCTCGGCGAGCCCGAGCCGCCGGGCGACCGGGGCCGGGGCGGGGACGGGTCCGACGGTACGGACCTCGTTGGTGACCCGGCCGTGCTCGCGCAGGGTCTCCGCCAGGCCCTGGAGCCGGTCGAGCGCGTGCGGGTACTTCTCGGCGACGACGACCGTGCCGACGCCCGGCTGCCGCTCGACCACCCCCTCGCCGCGCAGCAGGTCGAGGGCCTGGCGGACGGTGTTGCGGGAGACGCGGTAGTCGCGCCCGATGGTGTCCTCGTACGGCAGGACGCCGCCGGGGAACGCACCCGTGCGCACCTGGTGGCGCAGCAGGTCGGCGAGGAGCCGGGCGCCGTCCGCACGCAGCCGGCGCCGGCGGGCGGCGGCGACGGGCACGGTGTGCTCGCGGGTGCGTTCGGCTGGCATGCGGTGGACCATAGCGGCGGGGTGCGGGAGTTGGTGTTGCCGCAGTGTTGCGCCATCAACGGACCCCGGCGGTACGCTTCTGACCTGCGGTGACGGGACCGGCCGGGGCGAGATCCGCCACCCGCCGGTCCGGCATCCGGACCGTCCCCGCCCGGTCCGCCGCGCTCACTCCGCGGGCACGACCCGCCCCGAGACCTCGCCCAGGCCCACCCGGGTGCCGTCCGGCCCCGGGGCCCAGGCGGTGAGGGTCACCGTGTCGCCGTCCTCCAGGAACGTGCGCTTGCCGTCGGGCAGTTCCAGCGGGTCGCGGCCGTTCCAGGTCAGCTCCAGGAGGCAGCCGCGCTGGGACGGCTCGGGGCCGCTGACGGTGCCGGAGCCGAAGAGGTCGCCGGTGCGCAGCGAGGCGCCGTTGACCGTCATCTGGGCGAGCTGCTGGGCGGCCGTCCAGTACATCGTGGAGAACGGCGGCTCCGCGACGACGTGCCCGTTGACCGCGACGGAGATCCGCAGGTCGTAGCCGCCGGGCTCGTCCTCCTCCGCGTCCTCCAGATAGGGGAGCAGCGGGAGGTCGCGGGCGGGCGGTGCGGTGCGGGCGGCGTCCAGCGCCTCCAGCGGGGTGACCCAGGCGGAGACGGAGGTCGCGAAGGACTTGCCGAGGAACGGGCCGAGCGGGACGTACTCCCAGGCCTGGATGTCGCGCGCCGACCAGTCGTTGAGCAGCGAGAGCCCGAAGACGTGCTCGCGGAAGTCCGTGAGGGCCACGGGCTTCCCCTGCTCGGACGGGGTGCCGACGACGAAGCCGACCTCCGCCTCGATGTCGAGCTTCACGGAGGGGCCGAAGACGGGCGCCGGGTCGGCCGGTGCCTTGCGCTGGCCCGCCGGGCGGACCACATCGGTGCCGGAGACCACGACGGTCCCGGCGCGGCCGTGGTAACCGATCGGCAGGTGCTTCCAGTTGGGCGTGAGCGGCGCGTCCGCGTCGGGCCGGAAGATCTGGCCCACGTTGGTGGCGTGGTGCTCGCTCGCGTAGAAGTCCACGTAGTCCGCGACCTGGTACGGCAGATGCAGCGTCACCGCGTCCAGCGGGTGCAGCAGCGGCTCCATGTCGGCGCGGTGCGCCGGGACCGTGACCCACGCGGTCAGCGCCCGGCGCACATCGCGCCAGGCGGTGCGCCCGGCCGCGAGCAGGGCCATCAGGTCCGGCTGGGCCAGGAGTTGGGCGTACGGCGAACCGAGGGCGAGCGCGGCGGCCCCGGCGTCCAGGACGTGGTCGCCGATGCGGACGCCGACGCGCCGCTCGCCCGGGCGGTCGGGGGTGGAGAACACGCCGTACGGCAGGTTGTGCGGGCCGAAGGGGTCGCCCTCGGGCACATCGAGCGGACTGCTCTGCTCGGGCATCGTTCGCTGCCTCGCTTTCCGGGTCGCTTAGGAACAACGTTACGACCTCACCCGCGATTGTCAGCGGCGTCGCGGCGCCTGGGACCTCCGCCTCCGGCGTTGTCGTCGGTCGCGATGGCTCCGCCATCACTCCCTCCTCCGCCTTGGATTCGAAGGCCCCAGGCGCCGCTCCTTCTCCCGCTGACAATCGCGGGTGAGGTCGTTACGTCGGGACGACTGCCGTACGGCAGCTCCCCAACCATCCCCAATGCCCCGGAAAGTACGCCTCACATGCGACGTCACCCGGACGTGCGCGGGATGCTCTTCTCCCAGGTCCGGTGGAAGACGACCTCGCCGCCCTCGGTGCAGACGACCTCGTTGACGGTGTGGAAGTCGTCCGCGTCGGCGGTGATCTCGGAGCGGGTGTCGATCTGCACGTCCCAGGCCATTTCGGGCCGGTGCAGCCGGATCGTCCAGTCGGACCGGGTCCGTGCGGAGAGCGGGTCGCCCTCCTGGATGGTGTACTTCTCCACCGCGTTCTCGGTGAACTCCAGCCCGTCCGGGTAGACCCGCGTGCCGCCGTAGCGGGGGTCCACCTCCATCCGCCACTCGCCCTTGGCGACATCGCGGACGACGAGCCGTTCGGGGCGCGGCTCGTCCAGTGTCTCCGGGTAGACCACGCCCAGCGGCTCGGACTGCTCGGGCTCCTCGAAGCGGATGGCGGGGTCCTCGGTGTGCCGCCGCACCGGGAGCTCGACCAGGCTGCCGTCCGCCTCCAGGGTGAAGCCCGCCGAGCCCGCCTGCGGCCAGATCCAGGGCCAGTACGAGGACGAGACGGCGAGCCGGATGCGGTGG
Proteins encoded in this window:
- a CDS encoding GntR family transcriptional regulator, which codes for MPAERTREHTVPVAAARRRRLRADGARLLADLLRHQVRTGAFPGGVLPYEDTIGRDYRVSRNTVRQALDLLRGEGVVERQPGVGTVVVAEKYPHALDRLQGLAETLREHGRVTNEVRTVGPVPAPAPVARRLGLAEHTDVLYIERRRLLNGLPLSLDLTYVPMDLGTGLLGADLENTDVFRLLESLTGQRLGDADITLEAVNADAHSAAVLEVPHGSAVLMLERLTRLADGRPVDLEFIRFRGDRISMNGVLHRAC
- the fahA gene encoding fumarylacetoacetase encodes the protein MPEQSSPLDVPEGDPFGPHNLPYGVFSTPDRPGERRVGVRIGDHVLDAGAAALALGSPYAQLLAQPDLMALLAAGRTAWRDVRRALTAWVTVPAHRADMEPLLHPLDAVTLHLPYQVADYVDFYASEHHATNVGQIFRPDADAPLTPNWKHLPIGYHGRAGTVVVSGTDVVRPAGQRKAPADPAPVFGPSVKLDIEAEVGFVVGTPSEQGKPVALTDFREHVFGLSLLNDWSARDIQAWEYVPLGPFLGKSFATSVSAWVTPLEALDAARTAPPARDLPLLPYLEDAEEDEPGGYDLRISVAVNGHVVAEPPFSTMYWTAAQQLAQMTVNGASLRTGDLFGSGTVSGPEPSQRGCLLELTWNGRDPLELPDGKRTFLEDGDTVTLTAWAPGPDGTRVGLGEVSGRVVPAE